A genomic region of uncultured Roseibium sp. contains the following coding sequences:
- a CDS encoding EAL domain-containing protein, producing the protein MKKETMLAGNQHVHLTSGKTLAEELDRINGLDHLEKGDQLHLSDDWVQTLVNNVSDYIFAKDLHHRFVMANRQVALDLGLEDPSQVIGKTDLELHPLETGREYKNTEAEIMASREARIDFEEVALPKNGTRRWLSTSKYPVLNAQGEVVGIVGISRDITERKKAQLLQQGQNKVLQEIATSKPLHEVLETLVLTMESQMDGVMGSIMLVSEDGEHLVPAVAPNLPEGYVELCQGTPVGPKVGSCGTAVYRRESVFVDNMLEHELWSDFRDLIREFDMRACWSVPFFGKDARVLGTFGLYSNEVRGPSEHEHKLAVEAARLASIAVERERAETEIRYLANHDVLTGLPNRHDFKAKLAEKVSDSLQSGEPVAVLFVDLDDFKLVNDSFGHAIGDQVLMIIAERILSVHGGQHESVRFGGDEFVLIVEGDHAQKLALVDLMTKLRNEITRTISIGDLSFHVTCSIGAASCPSDAEDAEQLLKNADKAMFEAKSQGRDGFKLFEHSRPQKSFNRLTLLEEMRRGIENGEFHLEYQPQYDLFSGRIVGAEALVRWRHPFLGRLMPEDFVPLAEDSGLIVPLGRWVLFEACRQNREWQLQGLPTITIGVNVSPRQFRDAALTGDVCDTLAQTGLSAQHLELEVTENLLMKNADQAVKLMDDFRRIGLKLAIDDFGTGYSSLIALKNFPLTRLKIDQSFIRDLETDENDRSIARAIITLGRELGLNVVAEGVETAKQQAFLASCKCETVQGFHFGRPMSPEKFAALLGMTLMPISAQSR; encoded by the coding sequence ATGAAAAAAGAGACAATGCTTGCCGGTAATCAGCACGTTCACCTGACGAGTGGAAAGACCCTCGCGGAGGAACTTGACCGCATCAACGGGCTCGATCATCTGGAAAAGGGTGATCAGCTGCACCTCAGTGATGACTGGGTGCAGACGCTGGTCAATAACGTTTCGGACTACATTTTCGCCAAGGATCTGCATCACCGGTTTGTCATGGCCAACCGCCAGGTCGCGCTCGACCTCGGACTTGAGGACCCATCCCAGGTTATCGGCAAGACCGACCTCGAACTGCACCCGTTGGAGACCGGCCGGGAGTACAAGAACACCGAAGCGGAGATCATGGCTTCCAGGGAAGCGCGGATCGACTTTGAGGAAGTGGCCCTTCCGAAAAACGGCACGCGGCGCTGGCTGTCGACATCGAAGTACCCGGTCCTGAACGCCCAGGGCGAGGTCGTCGGCATCGTCGGGATTTCGCGCGACATCACGGAGCGCAAGAAGGCGCAACTCCTGCAACAGGGCCAGAACAAGGTGCTCCAGGAGATTGCGACTTCCAAGCCGCTGCATGAGGTTCTCGAAACCCTTGTCCTGACCATGGAAAGCCAGATGGATGGCGTCATGGGATCCATCATGCTGGTCAGCGAGGATGGTGAGCACCTGGTCCCTGCAGTCGCTCCGAATTTGCCCGAAGGCTATGTCGAGCTCTGTCAGGGGACCCCAGTCGGCCCGAAGGTCGGGTCCTGCGGAACCGCGGTCTACCGGCGGGAAAGCGTGTTCGTGGACAACATGCTGGAACACGAATTATGGAGCGATTTCCGCGACCTCATCCGTGAGTTCGACATGCGCGCCTGCTGGTCCGTGCCGTTTTTCGGCAAGGACGCGCGCGTTCTGGGAACCTTCGGGCTCTACTCGAACGAAGTGCGCGGGCCGAGCGAACACGAGCACAAACTCGCCGTCGAGGCCGCCCGTTTGGCCTCCATCGCCGTGGAGCGGGAGCGTGCGGAAACCGAGATACGTTACCTTGCCAATCATGACGTTCTCACGGGACTCCCCAACCGGCACGATTTCAAGGCCAAGCTGGCTGAGAAGGTGTCCGACAGCCTGCAGTCCGGTGAACCGGTTGCGGTTCTCTTTGTCGATCTCGACGACTTCAAACTCGTCAACGACAGTTTTGGCCATGCGATCGGTGATCAGGTTCTCATGATCATCGCCGAGCGCATCCTGTCCGTTCACGGCGGTCAGCATGAATCGGTGCGTTTCGGTGGGGACGAATTCGTCCTGATTGTCGAAGGCGACCACGCGCAGAAACTGGCGCTTGTCGACCTGATGACAAAACTCAGGAATGAAATCACCCGGACGATCTCCATCGGTGACCTGTCATTCCATGTGACCTGCAGTATCGGCGCGGCAAGCTGCCCGTCGGACGCCGAAGATGCAGAACAACTTCTGAAGAATGCCGACAAGGCGATGTTTGAGGCCAAGTCGCAGGGGCGCGACGGTTTCAAATTGTTCGAACACTCAAGGCCGCAGAAATCCTTCAACCGGCTGACCCTGCTTGAGGAAATGCGCCGTGGGATCGAAAACGGCGAATTCCATCTCGAGTACCAGCCGCAATACGATTTGTTCAGCGGCCGGATCGTGGGCGCCGAAGCACTGGTGCGGTGGCGGCATCCGTTTCTCGGCAGGCTGATGCCCGAAGACTTCGTGCCGCTGGCTGAGGACAGCGGCCTGATCGTGCCGCTCGGCCGGTGGGTTCTCTTCGAGGCCTGCCGCCAGAACAGGGAATGGCAGCTTCAGGGCTTGCCGACCATAACCATTGGCGTGAATGTCTCTCCCCGCCAGTTCCGAGATGCGGCCCTGACCGGCGACGTCTGCGACACGCTCGCGCAAACCGGGCTGTCGGCGCAACATCTCGAGTTGGAGGTCACGGAAAACCTTCTGATGAAGAACGCCGATCAGGCGGTCAAGCTCATGGACGATTTCCGCAGGATCGGCCTGAAACTGGCGATTGACGATTTCGGAACGGGGTATTCGAGCCTGATTGCTCTGAAGAATTTTCCGCTCACGCGCCTGAAGATCGATCAGAGTTTCATCCGCGATCTGGAAACCGACGAAAACGATCGCAGCATCGCGCGCGCGATCATTACCCTGGGCCGGGAATTGGGACTGAACGTGGTGGCCGAAGGCGTCGAAACCGCGAAACAGCAGGCCTTCCTGGCCAGTTGCAAGTGCGAAACCGTGCAGGGCTTCCACTTTGGCAGACCCATGTCGCCGGAGAAATTCGCAGCGCTTCTGGGAATGACCCTGATGCCGATCAGCGCGCAATCGCGTTGA
- the phaC gene encoding class I poly(R)-hydroxyalkanoic acid synthase — protein sequence MSDDRPHPMLHYIINNPEAFAQNLAKTLEQAGKALAAYIEPREQGKITHESTDELTGVVKTLAQVGEYWVSDPQRALEAQSRLWNGYIELWNSSLKRMMGEQAEPAVETPAKDRRFADPEWQDNQYFDFIKQLYLITSKWAEEMVHDAQGLDEHTRHKAEFYVTQIANAVSPSNFVLTNPELLRLTMESNGENLVKGMQHLAEDLKTGQGELKIRQTDPSKFKLGDNLGNTPGKVIAQNDVCQVIQYTPTTVEVLKRPLLIVPPWINKFYILDLNPEKSFIKWAVDQGHTVFVISWVNPDERQAQKSFEHYMKEGILNTLDVIKRATRQEEVNAIGYCVGGTLLAVTLAYMAKTGDERIKTSTFFTTQVDFTFAGDLKVFVDEEQISVLEKRMEEQGYLDGSKMSSAFNMLRSNDLIWSYVVNNYLKGKDPFPFDLLYWNSDSTRMPAANHSFYLRNCYLDNKLSKGEMEVAGEMLDLSRVTIPIFNLATREDHIAPPKSVFLGSGCFGGPVDYVLAGSGHIAGVVNPPAKKKYQFWTGGEAKGTLENWLKNAEEHPGSWWPYWDQWIRSIDGTTVKARKPGANRVKILEDAPGSYVMQKV from the coding sequence ATGTCCGACGACCGCCCGCATCCGATGTTGCACTACATTATCAACAACCCGGAAGCGTTTGCCCAGAACCTGGCAAAAACCCTGGAACAGGCGGGAAAAGCACTGGCTGCCTATATCGAGCCGCGCGAACAAGGCAAGATCACGCACGAATCGACAGACGAACTGACGGGCGTGGTCAAGACGCTGGCCCAGGTTGGTGAATACTGGGTTTCCGACCCGCAACGCGCGCTGGAGGCACAGTCAAGGCTCTGGAACGGTTACATCGAATTGTGGAATTCGTCCCTGAAACGGATGATGGGCGAACAGGCGGAACCGGCTGTAGAAACACCGGCCAAGGACCGGCGCTTCGCCGATCCCGAATGGCAGGACAATCAGTATTTCGACTTCATCAAGCAACTCTATCTCATCACCAGCAAGTGGGCCGAGGAGATGGTCCACGACGCCCAGGGGCTTGATGAACACACCCGTCACAAGGCGGAGTTCTACGTCACTCAGATCGCCAACGCCGTGTCACCGTCAAACTTCGTCCTGACCAATCCGGAACTGCTTCGCCTCACGATGGAAAGCAACGGCGAAAACCTCGTGAAAGGCATGCAGCATCTGGCCGAGGATCTGAAAACCGGCCAGGGCGAACTCAAGATCAGACAGACGGACCCTTCCAAGTTCAAGCTTGGCGACAATCTCGGCAACACGCCGGGCAAGGTGATCGCCCAGAACGATGTCTGCCAGGTGATCCAGTACACACCGACGACCGTTGAGGTGCTGAAGCGGCCTCTGTTGATCGTACCGCCCTGGATCAACAAGTTCTACATTCTCGACCTGAATCCGGAGAAATCCTTCATCAAGTGGGCGGTCGATCAGGGACATACCGTCTTTGTCATTTCCTGGGTGAACCCGGACGAACGACAGGCTCAGAAGAGCTTCGAGCACTATATGAAGGAAGGAATTCTCAACACACTGGACGTGATCAAGCGTGCGACCCGTCAGGAAGAGGTCAACGCGATCGGCTACTGCGTCGGTGGAACGCTGCTGGCGGTCACGCTTGCCTACATGGCAAAGACCGGCGATGAACGCATCAAGACGTCAACCTTCTTCACAACGCAGGTCGACTTCACCTTCGCAGGCGATCTCAAGGTCTTCGTGGATGAGGAGCAGATCTCCGTCCTTGAAAAACGGATGGAAGAACAGGGCTATCTGGACGGTTCGAAAATGTCGTCGGCATTCAACATGCTCCGCTCGAACGACCTGATCTGGTCCTACGTGGTCAACAACTACCTGAAGGGCAAGGATCCCTTCCCTTTCGACCTTCTCTACTGGAATTCCGATTCAACGCGCATGCCGGCAGCGAACCACTCCTTCTACCTGCGCAACTGCTACCTGGACAACAAGCTGTCCAAGGGCGAAATGGAAGTGGCCGGCGAGATGCTGGATCTTTCCAGGGTCACCATTCCGATCTTCAACCTTGCGACGCGAGAGGATCACATCGCGCCGCCCAAGTCCGTCTTCCTAGGGTCCGGCTGCTTCGGCGGTCCCGTCGACTATGTGCTGGCCGGGTCGGGGCACATTGCGGGCGTCGTCAATCCGCCGGCGAAGAAAAAGTACCAGTTCTGGACCGGAGGCGAGGCGAAGGGGACGCTTGAAAACTGGCTCAAGAATGCCGAGGAACATCCGGGCTCCTGGTGGCCCTACTGGGATCAATGGATCCGTTCAATCGACGGGACGACGGTCAAGGCGCGCAAACCTGGTGCCAACAGGGTCAAGATACTTGAGGACGCTCCGGGTTCCTACGTCATGCAGAAGGTCTAG
- a CDS encoding LL-diaminopimelate aminotransferase has protein sequence MEEFHKIKRLPPYVFEQVNRLKAKARAAGADIIDLGMGNPDLPTPPHIVEKLTEVVQDPRTHRYSASKGIQGLRKAQAAYYGRRFGVKLDPDTQVIATLGSKEGFANMAQAISAPGDVILSPNPSYPIHTFGFLMAGASIRNVPAEPGPAFFDALERAVIHSVPKPIAIILCYPANPTAYCADLDFYKDVVAFARKHDIFILSDLAYSEIYFEATPPPSVLQVPGAMDVTVEFTSLSKTFSMPGWRMGFAVGNERLVSALSRVKSYLDYGAFTPIQVAATAALNGPEDCIAETRQVYKKRRDVVVDSFGRAGWDVPAPEASMFAWAPIPEKFRALGSLEFSKLLLERADVAVAPGLGFGEHGDDYVRIGLVENEQRLRQAARNIRRFLETADQKLHNVIPLETSG, from the coding sequence ATGGAGGAATTCCATAAGATCAAGCGGCTGCCGCCGTATGTCTTTGAACAGGTCAATCGTCTGAAGGCAAAGGCGCGCGCTGCGGGTGCTGACATCATCGACCTTGGCATGGGAAATCCGGACCTGCCGACACCGCCGCATATCGTCGAAAAGCTGACCGAGGTGGTCCAGGATCCCAGAACGCACAGGTACTCGGCGTCGAAAGGCATCCAGGGCTTGCGAAAGGCGCAGGCTGCCTACTATGGCCGCCGCTTCGGAGTGAAGCTCGATCCTGACACGCAGGTGATCGCCACACTCGGGTCCAAGGAAGGCTTTGCGAACATGGCGCAGGCAATCTCCGCTCCGGGAGACGTGATCCTGAGCCCGAACCCAAGCTACCCGATCCATACCTTCGGGTTCCTCATGGCCGGCGCGTCGATCCGCAATGTTCCGGCCGAACCTGGCCCGGCCTTTTTCGACGCGCTGGAACGCGCGGTCATTCACTCGGTGCCGAAGCCGATCGCAATCATCCTTTGCTATCCGGCAAATCCCACGGCCTATTGCGCCGATCTCGACTTCTACAAGGACGTCGTCGCGTTCGCACGCAAACATGACATCTTCATCCTGTCCGATCTTGCGTATTCGGAAATCTATTTCGAGGCAACGCCGCCACCGTCCGTTCTCCAGGTGCCCGGCGCCATGGACGTGACCGTCGAGTTCACCTCGCTTTCCAAGACATTTTCCATGCCGGGCTGGCGCATGGGCTTCGCTGTCGGCAACGAACGCCTGGTCTCTGCGCTGTCACGCGTGAAATCTTATCTCGATTACGGTGCCTTTACCCCGATCCAGGTCGCGGCAACGGCCGCGCTCAATGGCCCGGAGGACTGCATTGCCGAGACCCGGCAGGTATACAAGAAGCGCCGCGATGTCGTCGTGGACAGCTTCGGGCGGGCCGGCTGGGACGTGCCGGCTCCAGAAGCAAGCATGTTTGCCTGGGCACCGATTCCCGAGAAGTTCCGGGCTCTTGGCAGCCTCGAATTTTCCAAGTTGCTGCTAGAACGCGCTGACGTGGCCGTCGCGCCGGGCCTGGGCTTCGGGGAACACGGCGATGATTACGTGCGCATCGGTCTGGTCGAGAATGAACAGCGCCTCCGGCAGGCCGCGAGAAATATTCGCCGCTTTCTTGAAACTGCAGACCAAAAGCTGCACAACGTCATCCCGCTCGAGACTTCTGGCTGA
- a CDS encoding homoserine dehydrogenase, translated as MAEALKIGVAGLGTVGTSVVQLLDKHGEQIARKTGTAVNVTAVSARDRSKDRGIDVSACAWFSDPVEMARTADLDIYVELIGGEAGAAEDSVRAALERGVHVVTANKALLARHGVELAEIADANNAVLNYEAAVAGGIPIVKTLRESMAGNDISRVYGILNGTCNYILTRMEADGISFEDCLADAQRLGYAEADPTFDIEGNDTAHKLAILTSLAFGTKISSDTIFMEGITSITTADIQAADELGFRIKLLGVAQRTDTGIEQRVHPTMVPKSSAIARIDGVLNAVAVDGDYVGEIVLVGPGAGGNATASSVVADISDIARGDATNTLGMPAHDLKDYQRARMRLHEGGYYIRLSVFDRPGAFAEIARCMGDAGISLESIVQKRQSAEVPPASFDAELPQPVILITYETTEVAIKEALDVIMSKGVVAEPPQMIRIEKLN; from the coding sequence ATGGCTGAAGCATTGAAAATTGGCGTCGCTGGTCTTGGCACCGTCGGCACGTCGGTTGTGCAACTACTGGACAAACACGGTGAGCAGATCGCCCGGAAAACCGGGACAGCCGTCAACGTGACCGCCGTGAGCGCCCGCGACCGCTCCAAGGACCGCGGCATTGATGTCTCCGCCTGCGCGTGGTTCAGCGATCCCGTTGAGATGGCAAGAACCGCGGACTTGGACATTTACGTGGAGCTGATTGGCGGCGAAGCCGGTGCAGCCGAAGACAGCGTTCGCGCTGCGCTGGAACGTGGCGTCCATGTCGTGACCGCGAACAAGGCCTTGTTGGCGCGCCACGGCGTAGAATTGGCGGAGATTGCCGATGCGAACAACGCCGTCCTGAATTACGAGGCTGCGGTTGCCGGCGGTATACCGATCGTCAAGACCCTGCGCGAATCCATGGCAGGGAACGACATCAGCCGCGTTTACGGCATCCTGAACGGCACCTGCAATTACATTCTCACGCGCATGGAGGCGGACGGGATCAGTTTCGAGGACTGCCTCGCCGACGCGCAGCGTCTCGGATACGCGGAAGCGGATCCGACTTTTGACATCGAAGGCAACGACACCGCGCACAAGCTGGCGATCCTGACCAGCCTTGCATTCGGCACGAAAATTTCGAGCGACACGATTTTCATGGAAGGCATCACGTCCATTACCACGGCGGATATCCAGGCAGCCGATGAACTTGGCTTCCGCATCAAGCTCCTGGGTGTGGCGCAGCGCACCGACACGGGAATTGAGCAGCGTGTTCATCCGACCATGGTGCCGAAATCTTCGGCGATCGCGCGAATTGACGGTGTTTTGAACGCGGTTGCCGTCGATGGCGACTATGTCGGCGAGATCGTGCTTGTCGGTCCTGGAGCGGGTGGAAACGCGACCGCATCTTCGGTCGTCGCCGACATCTCCGATATTGCCCGGGGGGATGCGACGAATACTCTCGGTATGCCCGCACATGATCTGAAAGACTACCAGCGCGCGCGCATGCGGCTTCACGAAGGCGGCTACTACATCCGACTGTCCGTTTTCGATCGCCCCGGTGCCTTCGCGGAGATTGCACGCTGCATGGGTGATGCCGGTATTTCGCTGGAATCGATCGTGCAGAAAAGGCAGTCGGCGGAAGTGCCTCCGGCATCATTCGATGCCGAGTTGCCTCAGCCTGTCATATTGATCACGTATGAGACCACCGAGGTCGCGATCAAGGAGGCCCTGGATGTCATCATGTCCAAGGGTGTGGTTGCCGAGCCTCCGCAAATGATACGCATTGAAAAGCTGAATTGA